A genomic window from Onychostoma macrolepis isolate SWU-2019 chromosome 22, ASM1243209v1, whole genome shotgun sequence includes:
- the LOC131529725 gene encoding mucin-2-like, whose amino-acid sequence FNKTQIDKGRVENFFFFFRSAAQTSVSPPPTTTTPALTSTTESTTPAQTSTSESTTTTEPTSTSTTETSTVPPPTTSTEPTSTSTTTTSTSHSPTNESTSESTTPTSTPQSTIPAETSTSESSTTTEPTSTSTTETSTLPPPPPTTTTEPTSTPQSTIPAETSTPESSTTTEPTSTTQSTTPAETSTSESSTTQSTTPAETSTSESSTTTEPTSTPQSTTPAETSTSESSTTQSTTPAETSTSESSTTTEPTSTTQSTTPAETSTSESSTTTEPTSTSINNTC is encoded by the coding sequence CTGCACAAACATCTGTTTCACCACCACCAACAACAACCACCCCTGCACTGACATCTACAACTGAATCAACAACACCTGCTCAAACATCTACATCTGAATCAACAACAACCACTGAACCAACATCTACATCAACTACAGAAACATCTACAGTTCCACCACCAACAACATCCACTGAACCAACATCTACATCAACTACAACAACATCTACATCTCACTCACCAACCAATGAATCAACATCTGAATCAACAACACCAACATCTACACCTCAATCAACAATACCTGCTGAAACATCTACATCAGAATCATCAACAACCACTGAACCAACATCTACATCAACTACAGAAACATCTACActtccaccaccaccaccaacaACAACCACTGAACCAACATCTACACCTCAATCAACAATACCTGCTGAAACATCTACACCAGAATCATCAACAACCACTGAACCAACATCTACAACTCAATCAACAACACCTGCTGAAACATCTACATCAGAATCATCAACAACTCAATCAACAACACCTGCTGAAACATCTACATCAGAATCATCAACAACCACTGAACCAACATCTACACCTCAATCAACAACACCTGCTGAAACATCTACATCAGAATCATCAACAACTCAATCAACAACACCTGCTGAAACATCTACATCAGAATCATCAACAACCACTGAACCAACATCTACAACTCAATCAACAACACCTGCTGAAACATCTACATCAGAATCATCAACAACCACTGAACCAACATCTACATCAATCAACAATACCTGCTGA
- the LOC131530465 gene encoding uncharacterized protein LOC131530465 — protein MAAENERDDPLQEILHQIGGKSSIHLISAVRGPDGDTGVLQDFIADMFNNGGHEETSDCTGNSNGEIKIQTNACSPDQSHTDRSEQSPSDHSKSEKQDPLKNKTVSSSRNIGGNQRAIKCSVIIFIFKHDYVCHKENHACLREILKDVRARTKRNAHRPALLGLVHTDSEQSEIRDSVEFLDRSLRAVFINHPPQAIWTGRYVTKSPDVLQEIRWNTCRAVKCSMSADSAVGSKSSLFWPLKCFPGIFRKTHRGQADINTNSWQQANPNATEEGIPLQMRPTTA, from the exons ATGGCTGCAGAAAACGAGCGTGATGATCCATTACAAGAAATTCTGCATCAAATCGGTGGAAAAAGTAGCATTCATTTAATCAGCGCTGTGAGAGGACCTGATGGAGACACCGGCGTTTTACAGGACTTCATCGCTGATATGTTTAATAACGGAGGACACGAAGAAACCAGCGACTGTACTGGCAACAGCAACGGAGAAATCAAAATCCAAACAAACGCGTGCAGCCCTGATCAATCGCACACAGATCGATCAGAACAGAGTCCATCCGATCACAGCAAGAGCGAGAAACAAGATCCACTCAAGAACAAAACTGTGAGCTCAAGCCGAAACATCGGCGGAAATCAGAGAGCCATTAAATGCTCCGTGATCATATTCATCTTCAAACATGATTATGTGTGTCATAAAGAGAATCATGCGTGTTTGAGGGAGATTCTGAAGGACGTGAGAGCTCGGACAAAGAGAAACGCGCACCGTCCGGCTCTGCTGGGACTCGTTCACACCGACTCTGAACAATCAGAGATTCGCGACTCAGTGGAGTTTCTGGATCGATCACTGCGAGCAGTGTTCATTAACCACCCCCCACAGGCCATATGGACCGGACGTTACGTCACAAAGTCCCCGGATGTGTTGCAGGAGATCAGGTGGAACACCTGCAGGGCTGTGAAGTGCTCAATGTCTGCAG ATAGCGCCGTTGGCAGTAAAAGCAGTTTGTTTTGGCCACTGAAATGTTTCCCGGGAATTTTCAGAAAGACACACAGAGGACAGGCTGACATAAACACCAATAGTTGGCAGCAAG CCAATCCAAATGCCACTGAGGAAGGAATTCCACTGCAGATGCGGCCCACGACAGCTTGA